Below is a genomic region from Nitrososphaerota archaeon.
GAGGCGCTATACAAAAGATCATAGAGCCCCTCCATACAAGTGATGATGCAATAGCAGTCGCCGGAAACGTAAGAGTAGTTAACAAGGTCAACTTACTAACTAGGCTACAAGCCACGAATACCTTTGCAGCATGGAACTTGGGCGAAGATGGCAGAGCCTCTTCAGCGGCATACTCGTCATACCGGGCGCGTTCGGAGCCTTCAGAAGAGAAGTGTTCGAATCACTCGGCCGCATGCATCCGGATACGATTACCGAAGACTTCGACTTAACGGTTATGCTGCAGAAGGTCAGGAAGAGGCTGGTCTTTGCACCGGAAGCCGTAGCTTGGACACACGCACCTGAAGATTGGAGGGGTTGGATAAGGCAGAGGGTTAGGTGGGCGGTTGGACAGATCCAAGTGTATCGGAAGCATCTGAACATCCTCTTCAGAAGGAGGTTTGGATTATTCGGTTTATTTATTGTGCCTAATAGCATCTTTATGGACGTTGTTGCCTTGCTTCTAAGATTCGGCTGGGGTATTTACATCATCGCATCTTACACAATCGAGGTGCTTCTCAAACTCTCCCTTGTAATATTCGCTTTCTACCTTTTCCTAGAATTCTTCACCATCTTATTCGCAGCAGCGTTAACGCCTAGGAGAGAGGATG
It encodes:
- a CDS encoding glycosyltransferase family 2 protein, with amino-acid sequence MHPDTITEDFDLTVMLQKVRKRLVFAPEAVAWTHAPEDWRGWIRQRVRWAVGQIQVYRKHLNILFRRRFGLFGLFIVPNSIFMDVVALLLRFGWGIYIIASYTIEVLLKLSLVIFAFYLFLEFFTILFAAALTPRREDVKYAILAPIMVIFYRPLYSIVRLWAYLKAFLGRRVRW